Below is a genomic region from Diabrotica undecimpunctata isolate CICGRU chromosome 7, icDiaUnde3, whole genome shotgun sequence.
CCGtgataataacagacaacgaacatgatatgcagttgatgttaaataaaataaacaccgtaggaaaaatatatggctttaagataaatgctggaaaaactaaatgcatggcatggaagcaagacaagcttttatcaaatttaaaccgctactatgtaaccgcaatatttccttcaatctccgctacaggatggttaaatgctatgtatggtccatattattatacggcatggaaacatggacgttaagagtaccttccattaataagttggccttcgaaatgtggacgttgcgaagaatgttccgcataccatggacagatagggtgagaaacgaggaagtcttaagaaaggcaaatactgagagagaactactcaatttgatcaagatactagaaattggatacctcggccatattctgagaggaaaaaaatccGCAATCCCTCATTtcatcatccagggaaagattgaagacAAGAGaagagtaggtcgcaaacaaatgtcgcgGATACAAAACATAAAGAattggacaggcataaataacactggcgttCTTTTGCATgacgcaaaagacagacgtctggccttaagataattcgccaacgcactataggtgcacggcactataagaagaagattcGTTTTTGTCCATAATTAGAGTTGCATTGACCTTATCGGGTGGTAATAGCATTATGGACTCATCTGCTTTTAGGGCAATGATAGCTTTGAGTTCCTCTTTATTATTGATATTCCCAGGATAATAACACCACCCTCAAAATGTGTTGTAGCCACTAGGTGCTATTGGCCTACAAGATATAGTTCAGGCATGTCAACTTTGAAATGACATAACCAATAACATCTTTAGTTATACATATTTCTAGATAAATGtacaaaaaacatttttgtttgagaacgatttccggagtggaaattgaaacgtccaaattctagttaattaaaaatgtgattttcatcacaaACATAACCAATAATTTTGGCTTAATTTTATAAAacacataatatttaacttaccATGCCACAACAAAATAGTTTCAGATTTACCTTGTTTATATTgatgttcttactaatgatcattatttttgtcatATTATAATTTAGGTTTAGGTCATATTTGTAATATGTTTGAAGCTTTTGTAcactatctgccagcaatacAGTATCTATCATCTTCTTATCCATCCAAGGCTTCTAAATAGATGTTTtcatagtatatttaaaaaaatgctgGTGACAGTATACAATCCTCATGTCGAATTCCTTTTCTGTCGAATTTTCGTAGTTGACCGTCACCTGAAGAGTTATTGTGCATGTTCGGAAACTTTGACGCCATACTATAGTATTATTTTAGAAATCGACCTattcaaatgttttatttgtatCTAATTAACTCTCGCATATTAATGTTTAGGAAATTTAAAAGATTGTAAAAGATAATTATATGTAAAGGTATAACCAATAGTTAAAGTAAACTGTATTTTGATAGAAACAACACATTGAATTTTTGGTTCCAGGAAAAGCAAAGACCGCCAATTTATAATCCAGAAGATTATGCATACTGGATTAAAAAATGGGGAAAGAAGTCTGGGCATGGCATTATATCTCTTTACAGCACATCTAGTATGTCTGATCTAGAAAGCAACTACTCGCAAAGTCACTCCTTCAGGGATTACAGGAATCCAATGCTTAGTTCTTCCGAAATGGAAATGACATTAAGGCAATTTGGAACGGTCTCAGAACTGCTTGCTAAACTAAAGTGTGATCTCAGATTAGCTTATCCAAGGTAAGATTGTACCTAGTTTTATAATACcctatttgtttattttttaatatttataatttattaatatttattatttatatatttataatttaggaATAAATGGgtctatttaaattaaaaacggAATATAGTAAAACATATCTTAACTGAAATACTTTTAACCGAAATAAGGCATATCCAATCTATGTgaacaaacaaatttaaaataattcgATATGAATATTGAATCAAGAAGATGTAATATATTGTATTAACATATACAAACAATAAACTACTCATGAATATTGTGAAGGGCAAATTTTGTAAATGTGCTCGAAATTAGCATCTACTTGATGTAATCGTGTTATTCCCTGTGTTAGTTGCTTCTGTAatagaatcatcatcatcaacatcacgtagcgctacaaccctgggtgggtcttggcttactgtacaacttttttccaatttattcggtcttccatcaacctagagtcaaatggaatgttcatttttcgGAGATCTgattggatgttatctctccatcgcattctggcaCGTCCAAGTGGtattttgcctgtgggaatctcctcccataccagttttacaagtctctcgttatgtagtctgtgcacgtggcctgcccatcttagtcgctgtaatttaatttcttggacaatatcggcgtcattgtagagtgcttttaattcgatattggttctgatcttatactggtttgtggtgatgtcatggtgaggtccgaaaatgtttctaagtatttttcgttcaaagcgtctgagcttttcataatttgctttggtcatggtccacgtttcgcatccgtatgttagaacaggtctgacgatggatttatagatcttgatctttgaacttcttgtaagactttttgattttatgagcttatccagtgcgaatagacagcggtttgcagattggattctgtcttttatttcttcagtaacatcgttgtcagctgtgattatgGCCCCCAGATAATTAAAAACTTGTCctctttcgaaattgaaggtgttgaccgtcacattttgtcctattctgtctctacgtgtcgttctatttatacacatagaTTTCGCCTTCTCTTCGTTAATCTTTAGCCCTACTTtacttgttgctccttccaccttgttgaagatgtctttcgtggataggatgaAGTCTTCAACGAGATCTATGTTATCTGaatatgcgagtaatagcttgggaccttgaaccgatagcaattctgtttttatttcggtggacctcatggctttctttaatacaaggttaaaaagtagtggagataacaCATCACCCTatttgagtccactgttgatttcaaagctgccagacagtttattatttacacgtactttagatattccacaCTCCATACAGACTgtggtcatccgaatgagtttctttggtattgagaactccgccatggcattccatacttggcttctttctacgctatcatatgcctgtcgaaagtttatgaaaagattgtgtatgggtctgttatacttCCATTCCTTTTAtagaagttgtctcagcgtgaatagttgatttattgttgatctgtttgccctaaaaccggcttgatattcgcctaggacattttcagcataaggggttagtctactaagaatgatgttttagagggttttatatgccgtgtttaggagtgaaagttctctataattcgcgcattttgttttgtGCCCTTTTTTGTGGATGGACACTATTACGTTTTCCTTCCATCGTGCTGGTATTCTTTCTTCTAACCATATGTCTGTTATTAGCTGGTGGATTTGTAGTGAGTCTCCCccatatttcagaagttctgCTGATATCTTGTCTGTACCCGGCGCTTTGTGATTTTTCAGCTTATTTAAGGCCTTTTGGGTTTCTTTAAAGGAGGGATTTTTGACGGGCATGTCCGCTGTGATATAAATCTCTTCTTTGTGCTGTTCTTCCTGTATGATGTTTAGAAAGTccctaaaatactctttccattctTTAGTTACTTCTTTACCGTCGATTATCATACGGCCTTGATTGTCTCTCAGTGTATGGATGGAATTGATTCTATGTCCTCTTTTCTCAGAGGAAATTGCTTTATAGAATCCTCTGGAGCCTAGTTTGGGCCGGTATCTCTCCATAGCTCCATATTTCTGTTGTACatagtttcttttctttctgcgtattatttttcttgtttcttttcggTATTATCCTTTTTTACTTTGGTCTGTTTGCAGTTGTATCCAAGTCTTCCTTACTGTTTGTCTTTTTTCCAGCTGTTTCCGACATTCCTCGTCATACCATGTTTTTGCCCTCTTCTGCCTGCTCCTTCCAAAGATCTTGTCTTTGTTTTAACATATGCTGAAACAATTTTCAgcgtattatattttttttaggaaTTCACCCTCGCGTAACTTCTTCGTGGGCAGTCAGTTTATTTGTCGAGCTAGATATAAAACAATTGACCAAGGCAGACCTCAGTCTCTCAACCAACGTACAAATTTTACCGGTTCTTAGCAGGATCCAAGTACTAATATTCAGTTCtatgattttttaataatttttggtgCCCTTTTATGTATTTTCCATAAGAAACAGTTAATATGGcatcttttttcatttttaatccaatttttttaagaaatgttAGCATTGGTTATAATACATAACCTTCAACAACAATATTATTAAGAATTTGCGTAATTCCCCagcagatttaaaaaaattaatataaaaataacgaataaaataaatataaaggcATTTTTACACTATATGTCATGAATGTGATCTAAGAAACAAATAACTACCACTTttgcaaaaaatatatatactgaATGTATAagggtaaaatatttttaaatattaaaaaaagagacattttacataaaaaatttccAAAGTTCTAGCAAGCTGCTTTAGGACAACAGCAAGACATACAACATTGAGTTGGACCCATACAAACTGGAGGTGCTACAGTATAAGAATTGGGACAAGGTACACAAGACTCATCATCATCGCATTCAATGTATTCACCTGGAGGTCCATAGCTGAGTCTATTAATAGTATTATCCTCCATTCTAAGTTTTGGTGGAACAAATTTAGGTTTCTCTGCCCAAGGCATTTCAATGCGCGCTGGTGGTTTCCAAGGCTGATACGACATTTTTTGTACAGTTTTGTCACTTATTTTTCCAGAAGGTGCAGGAATTGCATTAATAGGTCTAACGGGTACTACTTTTGCCTTTTCCAAATCCTGAGGCATATAAGATAATCTGTTTACTGTTTTATTGCTTAGTGGACAATCAGAAGAAAATAGATTTGCAAAAGGTTTAATTGGAACTGTCTTTACCGACGGCTTTGGTACATAGTCATGTTTATTGGTAGTAATATCTTGCATCGGTCCTGTTCCTAACAACTTGTGTTCACAAGGATAAATGGGACATGCCGGTTTAGCTTTATGTGGCTGGAAAGACATTCGGTTTACTGTGTTATCTGATATCTTACCTTCACCAACACATAAATTGTTTTCTGGAATAATGACAACTGGTTTTTCCCCTTCGACTGGAATAAATGATTTTCTGTAAATGGTGTTATCTTCCATTTTGAGTTCAGGTGGTATAAATTTTCTTAGAGGCGCATAAGATTTTGGTCTTGGTGGTTGAATATACTTGCATCTTTTTGGCACTTTTTTTATTGGTGGAGTTCCCGAAATATTAACTGGCACACACACATTGCAGCATTTACTTGGTCCCACAATATTCGGGGGTGGACATGGTGAATATGAGTTTGTCTGTAATAGAGGACCACATGGCGTACACGAGGCCATATTTACAATGAAATAGACAGGGACTTAAAATGAGATGAATCAATTTAGAATTATAGTTTTAAAACGTCAAAAGTAATGTCAATTCGTGACAACAAATTCGTAtttgtttttagtattttaaaagtgTCATCTAAAATTATTACATGGCAAATTTTAGGCTCACTATAGTTGTAATATAAACTAGACTGATGTTgaacatttaaattttgttttaaacgaACTAATATGCAAATCTCCTTTATTATGTTTATTAGTAATAACAATTTCTATTTTGACCATATCACCTAGTAAATGACAATACTGAGCTTTCATTAAATTTCTTATCGAGTCAGATGTGTTATTGagtcagatatatatatatatatatatatatatatatatatatatatatatatatatatatatatatatatatatatatataatcttcttcttcttttcccatTTTATAAGCGATtgtgcttgttcattggtggattaataccgcCATGGAAGGTTATTGTAATGTTGTTAATTATGTTTTTGCTgcttcacaatatttcagtaattcgtttgttattccgtctttacctgctgcttttctggtctttagcttttcaagtattttacgaacttcGTCTACATTCattattaagttcttcatttgtggtaatttctgatgtttccggttctagcgtcgtttgttcttcacCTGCACAGAACTTTTTTGGGTAGTCAATCCATATTCTTTTCTATGTATTATGGTTCTATTAGTGTCTTTACCTCCGatctttgacctcttataaagcaacatatttccttttgcagactgtAAAAATCATGTTTCATTTACGTTACGTTACATCTGTCTACAATTACGTTAAAGGTGGCCTACCAATCCACACTTATAACACTTGATGTTTTTGTGTCAAATAATCAAAGATTGAGCCGAGATATCGTCGAATTGGGCGGCCAACACCTGGGGAAGAGTAGTTAGATCGCTTTCTTCCTTTTTGGCAACACCTCTTACTTGACGGACTTTGCGTTGATGGTGTGACACATTCTTCGCGGCTTATACTCCAATGATGCGACAATAGCGTCCTTCAATATTTGGTAGCATCCTCTTCCTAGTCGTAAAATCTGCTGAAGATCTACATAGCGCAGGCCATCAATAAACATTGGATCATGAATTGGTGTAAGAACTCTTCCGGGGCTTCGAGCCAAGCGAGTCGTGCCATATTTTCTACTTCCGCTCCGCATTCTTGCCAATATTCGTTGGAGTCTTGGATACGCACTTTTAGTTGACTCTGGTATACTTGCTCCAAATATTGGCTCTCATTGGATTGGGTCTTAGTTCTAGAGCTGATATGTTGATCTCATAGTTCTTTTGTGCGTCCTTTGGGTTGCTTTGGAGGATTTAGACCTTATCTCGAAGTGTTATTATGAGAGCTGATGCCTTTTGTTTATAATATATCTCATTAATAAATTGTGGAATATCGCATTAATAAATTATGGAATATAATTTCTCTCTCTTCATGCCGCAGCTTTTTTTGCACTTTCGACGAGTTAGCACTTTTAACACTAAATTTCAGGAAAATATTGCGAGTAAAGCATTGATAAAACGCCAAGTAGAATATTCGAGATGTTACAGAAGTTGATGATTCCACGTTCATTCAATCTTATAGTCGATAAGTGAAATAAGTATAAATATatccataaaatgaattttactAACGTGTCTCTAACTGACCTTAAGATCTAACAATATAgtccataaaaaatatttacacacTTACTTTAAATTCGAGCAGCAGTGATTGAAAGGACATCTGTTAACGTAAAAAAAGTCGGTAGGGCTCTGAGAAGTAGATATCCCTTTTCTTGTCAGTAAAAATAAAGAGCAACGCGGAAATTGACAAAATATTTAACAGGGATGGCTCCGTAAATAATTCGGGATTAAAAAAAACCTGTGAGGATAAGAAAAATAATTCTATAATTTATGTTTAAACGGTGGAGCTAAAGAATTAAACTTGCCACATAGGTTCGTCAGTTTTTCACTAATAAATCTCTACTGaataaactattatattaacatcAGCAGCCATCGGCACAGCAAACTACAAAATGAGATCAAGTTGTGGATTCGGTTCTTTTTATTACCGATCTCCAGACTAATTAAAATTCAGTGGCAATTAAAATTCAGTGGCAATTAGGTACTTGAAGAGATATTATTTCTGAAGAAGTGATTCTGAGAAAACATAATAGGTTACATCTACgcggatagattgatattaaactagcctttgatagatggcgctacttgataccgaattggtttcggtgttaacatttgccattcatgacatgacgtctgtcaaaattttaagttttaaaaacaattagtttggtttttacagccgtcaaaagcaagcaaattttgtgttttcgcagaaatggaaaaagtcgaatatcgttcggtgattaagttcctccacaaaaagggtaaaacgaatgtgcaaatcaaagccgacctagATGAAGTTTACGGTGAGGTTGTACATTCGTTAGCAACAgcaaaattttggaaagctgaatttgttcgtggtcgtatcagtgtttttgatgatgagcgtcccgaaaggccaaatgaagtcacaacgccggaaatgatcaacaaagttcatgacatgattatggcagatcgtcgaattaagctccgcgagttaatagaggtcctaaacattttcTACGAACACGTACACAACATCGCTCACCATTataatcgatcaaatgcaaaaacgtgtgaccacttcggaccCGCTattggcgatgatacggcgcgatccgaaggatttttttcgccgatttatcaccgttgatcaaacctgggtgcattattacacaccggaaaccaaggaacagtcgaaacagtggcgaaAAGtaatggcgactgttttctgggatgcgaagggcatcatccacatcgactacttgtaaaaaggaaaaacaatcaatggtgagtactacgcagcattattggatcgattcgatgctgAATTGCGTCAAAAATGCCCCGGTTTGAAACGCAAAAAAGTGCTTTTTCACCCGTCGCCAttgcaaaattacacgaattgtgctttgaattggttgaacacccaccgtatttcccagatcttgccgccagcgattttttcctgtttccaaacctaaaaaaatggctcggaggacgccgtttcgcaacaaatgatgaattCGTCGCTgtaacttcggcctattttgaagagctcgagcaaaagtactattcggatgggataaaaaaggTGGAACATCGggttactaagtgtatcgagctaaaaggggacaaGGGGacttgagaaataaatcgatttagtTCCACAAAACTTGTTTTTCTATCAAAGgttagttttatatcaatccaccctcgtatacCTTTGCAATTTCCACGTTTTGTATAATGTCTGTAAAATTATCCACTCCTCTTTCGCTCTCCTTTTACTCCTATATCTTTCTTTTTATCAATGCCGGATATAATTATGTCTGTCTAGTCTCTATACTTGAGCTATTTCTTCTTGTTTCCGGATTGTCATCAAATAACTGCATATTTGAGTTATAAGTGCTTCTATACAATTCTTATTACATCTCTAgaaattattgtattttaaagtaacttaattgtattaattttatgAAGCGTACATTTGT
It encodes:
- the LOC140445066 gene encoding uncharacterized protein; this encodes MASCTPCGPLLQTNSYSPCPPPNIVGPSKCCNVCVPVNISGTPPIKKVPKRCKYIQPPRPKSYAPLRKFIPPELKMEDNTIYRKSFIPVEGEKPVVIIPENNLCVGEGKISDNTVNRMSFQPHKAKPACPIYPCEHKLLGTGPMQDITTNKHDYVPKPSVKTVPIKPFANLFSSDCPLSNKTVNRLSYMPQDLEKAKVVPVRPINAIPAPSGKISDKTVQKMSYQPWKPPARIEMPWAEKPKFVPPKLRMEDNTINRLSYGPPGEYIECDDDESCVPCPNSYTVAPPVCMGPTQCCMSCCCPKAAC